The DNA sequence GAAAAATGTCCGATCGGCCCTGAAAGCGCTCTCCGACCAATGGCTCTCGGAACTCGCGGAAAAACGCCCATCTGCAGCGGAATCCATCAAACCCTCTGCCGCCTTTTTGTGCCTGACGGAAGAATGGGAGCGATTGTCTCAGGTGGAAAGTGCTCAATCTGATTCTTTTCCCCTTCGAGAAACGCTCTTGGAACTCGCCAAACTGGAGCGGGTATTTGATGAGGCTTTTGCCATCAAGCACGGGATGTCGGATTAATTGCCCGCATGAATGATGGGCATGGTGATTTTCGCAAATAATCAACCTTTCCTTTTTTTAGATTATTTGAATGTTCGGTATTTTTGAACATGCCGCGCCTTTACTTCCTGTTGTTTCCCTTGCTCGCCGCGCCCTTTTACTCTGTCTCCCAACAACTTCTGGAAAGATTTCCAGCCGTTGAATATGCTGAACCTTTGAGTGTCCCCAATTATCGGATTGTGCAAACCTTGAAATTGGACGACGACCGTTACCTCTTGGTGGGAGCCCCTACCCGATCATCCGAGCAAACCGCTGGACTCCGGCTCTATCTCCTCTGCCGGCAACCTGACCAGACATTTACGATCACTGCCGAATCGGTAGGCATTGGCGATTCCGACATCTATCGGAGCTATGTATTTGCCTATGACTCCACCCGTATCCTCGTGGTCTCCGAACCCGGAACCGAGTATGCATGGGAGCCAGATCTGCATTGGGTCGAAGGCACGGCCTTGAATCACATCGGGAATCTGGATGTGGTGATCAATTACGGCGAGGAGAAGCAAGGGGAACCCACAATCGGCCATTTGAGGATCTGGAAGGACGAGGAGGGATTTTCTTTGGATCTGCAAGGCGGATCTGGACCGAATGGCCATCCGGTCTATCTCCTGTTTCATCCGGGGCAGGCAAGTTCGCGACTCTACCAACGGGACCAAATCAGCTATCATTGGACTCCTGCGGCTGGTCTTCAATTGTCTCTCACTGGCCAACCCATTCAAACTCGATGAAACCTATTACCTGGCTCTGGATCACGGGCATTGGATTCCTTTCGGGCTGTGGTGACCGGGGGACCTATTCGCCATCCGACTCTGCCTCACTTACTGCGGGCAATCCTTGGTTCCACACCACCTATCAATTGGTGATTGTACCTACCGAGCACGACCCTTGTGAGAAGCCCACTCAGGCGGCATCCCGATGGCTGGCCTTTACGGACGAATCCAATTACCAATACCGACTCACCTCCCAAACTGGCACCCGCACGTACGAAGGCACCTATACCTTCGACGGCTCCTTGCTCAAACTGCGGCTAGAGATGGCCGACACCCCCACCAGCATCCCGGAGACCGAAGCTCAGGTCTTCCGGGTGCGCCAGTGCCCCGATGGACCTCGTCTGATCAGGCCGTTGAGTCAAGGAGTGGAAATCGCATTCCCAACCTCCCATCTCCCCTCCAGCCCCCAATCTGCCAGTGTCTCCTCCATGAAATAGCCGTTTTGGCCAAATTGGGCTACCTTGCTTTATACCGGAAATGGAAGCATCCATCTCCGCCAACGCTTTTGACTATGAAATTTCTTCGCGCGATCACAAGCTACCTCTTCCTCTGGGTAGCATTCGGGAGTCTCCATGCCCAGCAATCTGCCTACTATCCGCCTGCACATGGCGACTGGGCCACCAAAACTCCCCAGGAAATGGGGTTCGATGCTGCGTTGCTGGACTCGGCCGTGGCCTTTGCCGAATCCCACGAATACACGGGTTCGAGAGATCTCCGGCAAGCGATCCTCAAAAGCTTTGAATACGAGCCCTTCCACAAGATTCTAGGTCCCACCAAAAAACGGGGAGGGCCGGCAGGTCTCGTACTCAAGGATGGATTTGTCGTCGCGGAATGGGGGGACCTTGATCGGGTGGACATGACCTTTAGTATCACCAAAAGTTATCTCTCCACCGTGGCGGGTCTTGCGGCACAGGATTCTCTGATTGGGGTCCATGATCCCGTCGGTGAATATGTCTGGGACGGCACTTACGATGGCCGACACAATGCGCAGATCACTTGGGCGCATCTCCTGAATCAATCATCGGATTGGTCCGGCACGCTATGGGGCGGGCACGACTGGGCAGATCGACCTCCACGCGAAGGGAATCTGGATGATTGGGAACGCCGTGAACTTCATACTCCCGGCACCCACTTCAAATACAATGACGTCCGGGTAAATCTCCTCGCCTACTCGCTCTTGCAAGTATGGAGAAAACCACTCCCTCAAGTGCTCAAGGAACACATCATGGACCCGATTGGAGCCAGTAGTACTTGGCGATGGTTTGGCTATGACAATTCTTGGGTGAATGTCGATGGCGTGAAGATGCAAAGTGTCAGTGGAGGAGGGCATTCCGGTGGCGGCATGTTCATCAATACTTGGGATCATGCAAGGTTTGGGTTATTGTTTCTGCGAAATGGTCAATGGAACGGCAAACAACTCATTTCTCCGGAATGGATCTCGCAGGCCACTCAGCCCTCTCCAGCCAACGACCGATACGGATTCATGTGGTGGCTCAATACCGACACCGACCGCGCCTGGGAGGGCGTTTCACATGAAGTCTACTACGCTGCGGGTTTTGGGGGGAATTTCATCGTGATTGATCCGACTCAAGAGGTGGTCATCGTCACCCGTTGGTTGGAGCCTTCGCAGATCGGCACGCTGACACAGCAGATTCTGGGTGCATTGAAGGACGGGAAATAGCCGCTCGCGCCCGAGGGCATCAACTATTCATTTCAATTTTCGTAGCTTATTCTGTATGGAAAATTGACTTTGAGTACATGTACCTTCACCCGACCTTGTATCGGGTTTCATAATCTTGTTGATCCATGACATTTCCCATCAAGCAATTGCTGGCTTTAGGTTTCTGTATCCTGCTCTCATTTCCCGCTTTCGCCCAAATAGACGGAGCCCTCCTCAAGGCCGACGTCATCATGAAAGGGTGCGCTTTGGACTCTATCGATCTTGAATATCGCATCAAACTCGATCTGGTCGAACAGCCTCAAGTCCAATATGCGGTATCGTGGATTGGCGCTGACGAGACCATGCGGGATTGTCTGACTTTCGGAAAAATCGTCATGATCGTCTCTCATCCCAAATTGGGCAGGGGGCAGATCATTCTGGATTCGAAATTCAAGGAGTCCGAAGAAGGGCCGCAGTACGGCAAGGGCAGCAAGCGATGGAATACTTTTGTGAAGCGTCTGGATGAAGGCAAAGCTCCCACCAAAATTCGATATTACACCGAACGGGAAGCCAAGCAGTTTTTCAAGGAAGGAAAAATCATCGATTTCAAAGTACAATAGCGAATGCCAAAACCGATCTACGAAGATCCACAGCAAGTCGAAGTCTACGTGGACATGGTCAAGGACTACGACGGCACTGAAATCCTCGAATGGGTTGCGCGTCATCTGCCGGATGGTTCAACCCTACTCGAACTGGGCATGGGGCCGGGGATGGACCTAGACCTCCTCCTGACTCGATTCAAGGCCACAGGATCGGATTACTCGGACATATTCTTGAGTCGATACCGCAAACAGCATCCTGATGCGGACCTGCTGGAACTCAACGCCATCACGTTGGCGACAGATCGGACGTTCGATGCGATCTTTTCCAACAAGGTGCTGATTCATTTGGGGTTCGATGATTTGGCGAAATCTTTTGCCAGGCAGCGCGAATTGGTTCCCATGGGCGGGATGCTCTTCCATACCTTTTGGCGGGGCGAAAAGGTCGAACACCATCACGGGATGGCCTTCTATTATTATTCAGCGGCCAACCTCCGGGAAGCTCTCGGTCAAGGCTGGGAAGTGGTGGAATGCTCCTCCTACACTGAATTCGACCAAGCAGATTCTCTCAAGCTCGTAGCCCGGAAAGTCAGTCGGGAAGACTAGTCAATATTTGTTTTCCGGGGCCCAAAATGCCCATTCAGCGGGTCTGGAGGTTATTGGTGGAAAGCTCATTCACCATGAAGAAACTTCGACTAATGGCTATCTTGGCCTGCTGCACCTTTGCTGTCTCTGTGATCACCCCATTTGTCTGGGTAGCATTGAGCCAGCAACCCGCCCAAATACTCCCCTCCCCTGAACAGGCTGGCATATCAGCCCCTCATTCCCCCAAAACAAACAAGAAGGAATCTCCTCCAAACGCAATCGGCGATTTGGAGTGAATGGGGTATTTTAGGCATATATCCCACTCTCCATGCAGGGAAACATCCGTTGTTTTCCTTCGCTCTTGAGCCTCCTGCTGATCGTTTCGATGGCGATCGGACAATCCAAACAGTCCATTTCCTTCCGAGATACCTTGGACGGAAAGTCTGACATGAGCCAATGGCTGATGGAAGCCCGTGGATTTGTGCCCATACCGTCCATCATCACCGAACCAGCCCTTGGGTATGGCGGGATGCTGGGCGGGCTGTATCTGCATCGCAAAAAGGTGGCGGGGGTTTCCGACGAGCGTGGGATCGAATCGCTTCCCAGTATGTCTTTTGCCGCGCCATTGGCTACTTCGAATGGCACGTGGGCGGTCTTTGGGGGACATTCGCATGTATTCAATGAGGACCGAATCAGGCTTCTGGTGATGGGGGGATATTTCAATATCAACCTTGAATACTATCAGCTCCTCAATCAGGACCTGCCTTTTCCCATCAATTTCAACCAAAAAGGCTGGCTCGTATTCACCCGATTGATGATGCGGATCAAGGACTCCAACTTCCTGATCGGACCACTTTACCGATTTCAGACGACAGATGTAGGGGTCCGATTCAATGCTTCCGATCCGATTTTGGACGACTTGGAGGATCTCCTTCAGGCCAAATTCCAGACGGCGGGTTTGGGGGTCCATTGGAAATGGGAGACGCGCGATTATTCCTTTACCACCAACAAGGGAAATCTGGTCAATCTCCAATACACCTACTACGACAAATGGCTTGGCGGGGACTTCACCTATCATCGACTCAATACCCAGTATTTCGGTTATTTCAAACCTTGGCGAACTCCCGTGATGGGCTTTAGGGTGGACGGCAAATTTTCCTTCGGAGATATTCCCACCTTTTTCAAGCCCTATGTGGACATGCGCGGGGTTCCAGCCATGCGCTACACGGGCGATCACGTCATCGTGCTAGAAAACGAGGAGCGCATAGATCTCACCAAGCGTTGGGCACTGGTCGCATTTGGTGGAGTAGGAATGACCTCCTCCACGACGGATCAATTTGTCCTCGAATACGCCACTTTCAACGCAGGAGGAGGGTTTCGATACAATCTGGCCCGACTATTCAACATGTACATGGGAATCGATGTCGGGGTCTCCAAAGAGGATTGGGCATGGTACATCACCTTTGGAAGTGCATGGAGTCAAGGGTGAGTTTCCCGCATATTTGACCTTCCCAATTCCCATTCGGGAAACCATTTGTTCCGAAATGGGTTGAAGTGGCACGATCTCGGAATCAGCTGACCGCTTGAACGTTACATCAAATTGTATAACCATGGCACAAGGTGCGATCCCATCTATTCTTCGAGCATTCAAGAATTGGTGGCTTTTTGCGGTAGTGGGCATTCTCTTCATCCTACTTGGCGTATGGGTGCTCAACAATAAATTGGAAAGCTATGTAGGCTTGAGCCTCTTTTTCGGATTGAGCATCCTGTTTTCAGGCGTATCGGAAATGGTCTTTTCCCTGAGCAATCGTGATCATCTGGATGGATGGGGCTGGTATCTGACGGGGGGCATCTTCAGTTTGATCATGGGGATCATCCTCCTGATGTTCCCGGGACTGACGATGGTGACCCTGCCCATTTTCCTCGGCTTTTGGCTCCTATTCCGTGGAGGCTCTCTCATCAGCTTTTCCTTTGACATCCGAGATCTAGGGGCTTCGGCATGGTGGTGGATGCTCCTCGGGGGAATCTTGGTAGGCGCATTTGGCCTATTGGTCCTGTTCCGCCCAGCAGTGGGAGGCATGACGATCATTTACTACACGGGATTCTCGTTCATCCTACTCGGGTTATTGCTCGTTTTTTTCGGGCTCAAACTCAATAGTGTCAAAAACCACGTCAAGGACCGCTTGGCTCCTCAATAATGCTGAACAATTCAGTAAGCGATAGGGTTAAGGCATTGGAAGAAATTTCAACGCCTTAACCCTATTCTACATGGATCTATCTCCTACCCAAATTGACCGAATCATCGAGATGGCCTGGGAAGACCGGACGCCTTTCGATGCCATCAGGCTTCAATTCGGGCTTGCAGAACCGGAAGTGATCAAGCTCATGCGGAGGGAAATGAAGCCCAAATCTTTCAAGCGGTGGAGAAAACGGGTATCAGGCCGTAAAACCAAGCATGTAGCCAAAGCCCCAGATGACATGGACCGCTTTCGCTGCTCTCGCCAAAGAATCATTTCCCTCAATCGCATCACCTGATCCCTGCTATGCAAGTATGTTGGCTCAAACGAGACCTTAGGCTTCACGATCACGCTCCCATTGCTTCCTGCATCGAGTCAGGAGAACCCACGCTCCTGCTCTACGTGTTCGAGCCCATGCTCCTGCACGATCCTCATACTTCCGAGCGCCATCTCCAATTCATCTGGCAATCCCTTCAAGACCTCCAATCCCAGCTCGCTCCCTACGGGACCGAAGTGCTCATCGTGCACGGGGAGATCATCGAGGTGTTGGAAACGCTACACCGATTCAAGGGAATTTCCCAACTGGTATCGCATGAAGAGACGGGCATCAACGCGACGTTTCTGCGGGATCTCGAAGTGGCCAACTGGTGCAAAATTCAGCAAATCCCCTGGAAGGAATATCCCACCAATGCGGTCATCCGGGGGCTGAAAAATCGGACAGGATGGAATGCCGCTTGGGCGGATACCATGAATGCGGAAACACTGTCTTTTCTGCCACAACCTGAAAGCTTTCTGAACTTGACCGAGATTGGATCAATTGCCCAAAGACTCAATCTGTTTGAGCC is a window from the Pontibacter sp. G13 genome containing:
- a CDS encoding DUF308 domain-containing protein, giving the protein MAQGAIPSILRAFKNWWLFAVVGILFILLGVWVLNNKLESYVGLSLFFGLSILFSGVSEMVFSLSNRDHLDGWGWYLTGGIFSLIMGIILLMFPGLTMVTLPIFLGFWLLFRGGSLISFSFDIRDLGASAWWWMLLGGILVGAFGLLVLFRPAVGGMTIIYYTGFSFILLGLLLVFFGLKLNSVKNHVKDRLAPQ
- a CDS encoding TIGR03643 family protein produces the protein MDLSPTQIDRIIEMAWEDRTPFDAIRLQFGLAEPEVIKLMRREMKPKSFKRWRKRVSGRKTKHVAKAPDDMDRFRCSRQRIISLNRIT
- a CDS encoding BamA/TamA family outer membrane protein, coding for MQGNIRCFPSLLSLLLIVSMAIGQSKQSISFRDTLDGKSDMSQWLMEARGFVPIPSIITEPALGYGGMLGGLYLHRKKVAGVSDERGIESLPSMSFAAPLATSNGTWAVFGGHSHVFNEDRIRLLVMGGYFNINLEYYQLLNQDLPFPINFNQKGWLVFTRLMMRIKDSNFLIGPLYRFQTTDVGVRFNASDPILDDLEDLLQAKFQTAGLGVHWKWETRDYSFTTNKGNLVNLQYTYYDKWLGGDFTYHRLNTQYFGYFKPWRTPVMGFRVDGKFSFGDIPTFFKPYVDMRGVPAMRYTGDHVIVLENEERIDLTKRWALVAFGGVGMTSSTTDQFVLEYATFNAGGGFRYNLARLFNMYMGIDVGVSKEDWAWYITFGSAWSQG
- a CDS encoding class I SAM-dependent methyltransferase, which produces MPKPIYEDPQQVEVYVDMVKDYDGTEILEWVARHLPDGSTLLELGMGPGMDLDLLLTRFKATGSDYSDIFLSRYRKQHPDADLLELNAITLATDRTFDAIFSNKVLIHLGFDDLAKSFARQRELVPMGGMLFHTFWRGEKVEHHHGMAFYYYSAANLREALGQGWEVVECSSYTEFDQADSLKLVARKVSRED
- a CDS encoding serine hydrolase; the protein is MKFLRAITSYLFLWVAFGSLHAQQSAYYPPAHGDWATKTPQEMGFDAALLDSAVAFAESHEYTGSRDLRQAILKSFEYEPFHKILGPTKKRGGPAGLVLKDGFVVAEWGDLDRVDMTFSITKSYLSTVAGLAAQDSLIGVHDPVGEYVWDGTYDGRHNAQITWAHLLNQSSDWSGTLWGGHDWADRPPREGNLDDWERRELHTPGTHFKYNDVRVNLLAYSLLQVWRKPLPQVLKEHIMDPIGASSTWRWFGYDNSWVNVDGVKMQSVSGGGHSGGGMFINTWDHARFGLLFLRNGQWNGKQLISPEWISQATQPSPANDRYGFMWWLNTDTDRAWEGVSHEVYYAAGFGGNFIVIDPTQEVVIVTRWLEPSQIGTLTQQILGALKDGK